In one window of Spartobacteria bacterium DNA:
- a CDS encoding type II toxin-antitoxin system PemK/MazF family toxin gives MYGIMTRMPIMISFKSGDIVLVRFPFTDLSSTKKRPAVIVNAQEYTTRYHDYILVPLTSVQQADQCAVSCWKEAGLLKPTWAKAMIVTLSGSMLIKTIGHLHDDDVPVVSNLIREVIDREFL, from the coding sequence ATGTATGGGATAATGACGAGGATGCCGATTATGATCAGCTTTAAATCGGGCGATATCGTTTTGGTTCGTTTCCCGTTTACAGATTTGTCTTCAACTAAAAAACGACCAGCCGTTATCGTAAATGCACAGGAGTATACAACACGTTATCATGACTATATTTTGGTGCCATTAACCAGTGTACAGCAGGCGGATCAATGCGCTGTGTCGTGCTGGAAAGAGGCTGGATTGCTGAAACCAACATGGGCCAAGGCCATGATCGTTACCTTGTCTGGTTCTATGCTTATAAAGACCATCGGACACCTGCACGATGATGATGTTCCTGTTGTTTCAAACTTAATTCGCGAGGTTATTGACCGGGAATTTTTGTGA